One window from the genome of bacterium BMS3Abin14 encodes:
- the spoVD_2 gene encoding stage V sporulation protein D, with the protein MRKRGDRGSSWTDGVRGRIRFLGILIPLLLLLPMLKAFYLQILHGEVLRERAIRQNRMTVSINPRRGAILDRNGQRLAVSVPVSSVYAFRGDITDKGLEAQLLGKAVDVDGGHLLARMKTGSGFVWLVRKISPEKAEKVRALDLPGMGIQKESRRYYPSLDLAGPVLGFVGTDRGLEGLEDSLDDQLKGAGGVRVLKRDAMGRIYSPDDSWNLKPTMGSTVHLTLDRTIQYFTEEALNAGAAGASAKGAAAIVIESATGKILAMASFPGFNPNEFQRFSSANYRNRAINFTYEPGSTFKIITVSAALEEKVFDDMDILFCENGKFEIGNIFIKDHVPHGWLTLKGIVQKSSNIGASKIGLKLGRTRLADYAVRFGFKSRVGLLLPGERKGVMRDAATWRQVDTANASFGQGIAVTPLQMVNAINVIATGGRLLRPFLVENIVNSSGQSVLKNRPEIIRQVISESTAKKMTGMMESVVRLGGSGVRAAIPGYKVAGKTGTAQKFSSREGRYSEDAYVASFVGFAPADKPVITVIVVVDEPQTDIYGGVVAAPIWARIVGKTLEYLKVEPAVPEKDRKYPPIPEGTKLARADHEVDASGSPAMPDLQGLTLREALQVLSGLNSGIDVSGTGVVIRQDPAPGENVGQKIRLSLMPRIKT; encoded by the coding sequence ATGAGAAAACGGGGCGACCGGGGCAGTTCCTGGACAGACGGGGTGCGCGGCCGCATCAGGTTTCTGGGAATCCTGATACCGCTGCTTCTGCTGCTCCCCATGCTCAAGGCCTTCTACCTTCAGATCCTTCACGGGGAAGTCCTTCGCGAACGCGCCATCCGTCAGAACCGAATGACGGTCAGCATAAACCCACGCCGTGGGGCCATCCTCGACCGGAATGGGCAGCGCCTGGCAGTCAGTGTTCCCGTGTCATCCGTATACGCCTTTCGTGGAGATATCACCGACAAGGGATTAGAAGCTCAACTGCTTGGAAAGGCGGTAGATGTGGACGGCGGCCATCTTCTTGCCAGGATGAAAACCGGATCGGGATTTGTGTGGCTGGTGCGGAAAATCTCTCCTGAGAAGGCTGAAAAAGTGCGGGCGCTGGACCTTCCCGGGATGGGGATTCAGAAGGAGTCAAGGCGGTACTATCCGAGCCTTGATCTCGCAGGGCCTGTTCTGGGCTTTGTCGGCACGGACCGCGGGCTGGAAGGACTTGAGGACTCGCTGGATGACCAGCTTAAAGGAGCTGGGGGAGTCAGGGTTCTTAAAAGGGATGCCATGGGACGGATATATTCACCTGACGACTCCTGGAACCTGAAACCCACGATGGGGTCAACCGTTCATCTCACCCTGGATCGAACCATACAGTACTTCACAGAGGAGGCCCTCAACGCCGGAGCCGCCGGAGCATCCGCCAAGGGGGCCGCGGCAATCGTTATCGAGTCAGCGACCGGTAAAATTCTGGCCATGGCGAGCTTTCCGGGCTTTAACCCCAATGAATTTCAAAGATTTTCTTCAGCTAATTACCGGAATCGCGCAATTAATTTCACGTACGAACCCGGTTCCACTTTCAAGATCATCACAGTTTCCGCGGCTTTGGAGGAAAAGGTCTTTGATGATATGGATATCCTCTTCTGTGAAAATGGAAAATTCGAGATTGGGAATATCTTTATCAAGGACCATGTTCCACACGGATGGTTGACCCTGAAGGGTATCGTCCAGAAATCCAGCAATATAGGGGCAAGTAAAATCGGCCTTAAGCTTGGCAGGACTCGACTTGCCGATTATGCGGTTCGTTTCGGTTTTAAAAGTCGTGTCGGGCTTCTGTTGCCCGGAGAAAGAAAGGGTGTGATGAGGGATGCTGCCACATGGCGGCAGGTTGATACCGCAAACGCATCCTTCGGTCAGGGGATCGCCGTGACCCCGTTGCAGATGGTAAACGCCATCAACGTTATCGCAACCGGGGGACGTCTCCTCCGTCCGTTTCTGGTTGAAAATATTGTCAATTCATCGGGACAGTCTGTCCTGAAGAACCGGCCTGAAATAATTCGTCAGGTGATCAGCGAGTCTACCGCAAAGAAGATGACCGGGATGATGGAGTCTGTGGTCAGGCTAGGCGGGTCGGGTGTCCGGGCTGCCATACCAGGTTACAAGGTCGCGGGAAAGACGGGCACGGCGCAGAAGTTTTCCTCCAGGGAAGGCCGGTATTCCGAAGACGCCTATGTGGCCTCGTTCGTGGGGTTTGCCCCCGCTGATAAGCCGGTCATAACCGTGATCGTTGTGGTCGACGAACCTCAAACCGATATATACGGTGGTGTGGTTGCCGCGCCCATCTGGGCCAGAATAGTTGGAAAAACGTTGGAGTATCTCAAGGTTGAACCCGCTGTTCCCGAAAAAGACAGAAAATATCCCCCGATTCCCGAGGGAACGAAACTTGCCCGGGCGGATCATGAAGTAGACGCTTCCGGTTCCCCTGCCATGCCGGATCTCCAGGGCCTGACTTTAAGAGAGGCCCTCCAGGTACTTTCCGGCCTGAACTCGGGTATTGATGTTTCCGGTACCGGGGTAGTGATTCGCCAGGACCCTGCGCCAGGGGAAAATGTGGGACAGAAAATCAGGCTTTCTCTCATGCCGAGGATCAAGACGTGA
- the ftsL gene encoding cell division protein FtsL: MNAVAGVRAKREQHIAAPGLRELTIVLLISVLVGGGIFVTAWRGVDVIDLGYQVRDLEKAEARKAGLNRELEIERAMLNRPERIEHIARERMGMKDPGPGQVMMIPEDLRGK; encoded by the coding sequence GTGAATGCAGTCGCCGGAGTCAGAGCAAAGCGTGAGCAGCATATCGCGGCGCCCGGGCTCAGGGAATTGACAATTGTTCTGCTGATCTCCGTTCTGGTCGGCGGCGGTATTTTCGTAACAGCATGGCGCGGTGTCGACGTTATCGACCTGGGATATCAGGTAAGGGATCTGGAAAAGGCTGAGGCCCGCAAAGCCGGCCTCAACCGGGAACTTGAGATCGAGAGGGCCATGTTAAACAGGCCCGAACGGATCGAGCATATTGCACGGGAGCGCATGGGGATGAAGGACCCTGGTCCGGGACAGGTAATGATGATTCCGGAAGATTTGAGAGGAAAATGA
- the rsmH gene encoding ribosomal RNA small subunit methyltransferase H, with amino-acid sequence MAGYEAGQGHIPVLLDELLRELRIREGGVYLDGTVGEGGHSAAILTRCAGTQVVGLDRDPEILKLAGERLREFEGRVHLYQADFKNAGVELKKAGVDMVDGIIMDLGVSSRQLETGRRGFSFQYDGPLDMRMDPSGPLTAEEVVNEYSPPDLKKILFRYGEERQSAAITRAIVRSRQRGRIRSTTELAGIIAAAMGGRDRFRIHPATRSFQALRIEVNDELGSLASAIPDSVEYLVSGGRMVVISFHSLEDRIVKREFRDMENPCRCPPYFPLCVCGEKPEGKVVTRRPIVPGEDEIRANPRSRSAKMRVFERIIP; translated from the coding sequence ATGGCAGGTTACGAGGCCGGGCAAGGGCACATACCGGTCCTGCTGGATGAACTCCTCAGGGAGCTTCGAATCCGGGAGGGAGGGGTGTATCTGGACGGGACGGTCGGAGAAGGAGGGCACTCCGCAGCCATCCTGACTCGATGCGCGGGCACACAGGTTGTCGGCCTGGACAGAGATCCTGAAATCCTGAAGTTGGCCGGGGAAAGGCTCCGGGAATTTGAAGGGAGGGTGCATCTTTACCAGGCCGATTTCAAAAATGCAGGGGTCGAGCTGAAAAAAGCTGGGGTAGATATGGTGGACGGGATTATCATGGATCTTGGGGTTTCGAGCAGACAGCTCGAGACTGGAAGAAGGGGTTTTTCCTTCCAGTACGACGGTCCTCTGGATATGCGCATGGACCCGTCCGGCCCCCTCACGGCCGAGGAAGTGGTCAATGAATATTCCCCACCGGACCTGAAAAAAATCCTGTTTCGCTATGGGGAGGAAAGGCAGTCAGCCGCAATAACCAGGGCCATAGTCAGAAGCCGTCAAAGGGGACGGATCCGCAGCACCACGGAGTTGGCTGGAATCATCGCGGCCGCCATGGGAGGAAGGGATCGTTTCCGGATTCATCCCGCGACACGATCCTTTCAGGCTTTGCGTATTGAGGTTAACGATGAATTGGGATCTCTGGCAAGCGCCATTCCCGATTCCGTTGAGTATCTGGTCTCAGGTGGACGTATGGTTGTCATCTCTTTCCATTCGCTGGAGGACAGAATTGTAAAAAGGGAATTCAGGGATATGGAAAACCCCTGCCGATGCCCCCCGTATTTTCCCCTGTGCGTATGCGGAGAAAAGCCGGAAGGGAAGGTCGTGACAAGGCGCCCCATCGTGCCGGGTGAGGATGAGATCCGCGCCAACCCCAGGAGCAGGAGCGCCAAGATGCGTGTTTTTGAGAGGATCATCCCGTGA